Proteins co-encoded in one Astyanax mexicanus isolate ESR-SI-001 chromosome 1, AstMex3_surface, whole genome shotgun sequence genomic window:
- the LOC111189615 gene encoding transcription factor HES-5-like, whose amino-acid sequence MTPTVSAALIYSRDHLPLSNKLRKPIVEKMRRERINSSMEKLKSLLGGEFLKQQPDSRQEKADILEMTLQFLKQQQQQQSHNNSVCSTADDEGYSRCVQEAVSFLSQCGVQTPSQRRLLRHFLTMQPSMKNSTSVLQLSSSACSTSSKEEPPASSALWRPW is encoded by the exons ATGACTCCTACAGTCAGTGCAGCTCTCATCTACTCCAGAGATCATCTTCCACTTTCAAACAAG cTGAGGAAGCCGATAGTGGAGAAGATGAGGAGAGAACGCATCAACAGCAGCATGGAGAAGCTCAAGTCTCTCCTGGGTGGAGAATTCCTAAAGCAGCAGCCTGATTCCAGACAGGAGAAAGCAGACATCCTGGAGATGACGCTTCAAttcctgaagcagcagcagcagcagcagtcccaCAACAACTCTGTCTGCTCCACTGCAGACGATGAAGGCTACAGCAGGTGTGTGCAGGAGGCCGTCAGCTTCCTGTCTCAGTGTGGAGTTCAGACTCCCTCCCAGAGAAGACTGCTGAGACACTTCCTCACCATGCAGCCTTCCATGAAGAACAGCACCAGTGTCCTGCAGCTCAGCTCTTCAGCCTGCAGCACCAGCAGCAAAGAGGAACCTCCAGCCTCTAGTGCTCTCTGGAGACCCTGGTAG